One Kaistella polysaccharea DNA segment encodes these proteins:
- a CDS encoding TCR/Tet family MFS transporter produces the protein MKKNQKSAAVGFIFITLIIDITGWGIVIPVVPKLIQELIHTSDLSVASRYGGWLSFAYAGMQFIFASVLGGLSDKFGRRPIILFSLLGFSLNFMIQALAPTIFWLFVGRILSGVTGASITTASAYIADVSTDEDRAKNFGMIGAAFGIGFIVGPVIGGFLGQYGARVPFYAAAILCLINFLYGWFILPESLDKENRREFNWRRANPVGSLLQLKKHPEILGLISTLVFVYIAGHAVQTNWTFFTMYKFGWSEKIVGLSLGAVGFMAALVQGYLIRFIQPKLGNERTIIYGLSLYAVGMILFAFASESWMMFAFLIPYGLGGIAGPALQSVISAQVPKNEQGELQGALASLISFTAIIGPPLMTNTFYYFTHDDAPFKFPGAPFFLGFILMSISVVLVYFLFPRKRNL, from the coding sequence ATGAAAAAAAATCAGAAATCTGCCGCTGTTGGTTTTATTTTTATCACCCTGATTATTGATATCACGGGATGGGGAATAGTGATACCTGTGGTTCCAAAACTTATTCAAGAGCTGATTCACACTTCCGATTTAAGCGTTGCTTCTCGCTATGGCGGCTGGCTCAGTTTTGCCTACGCCGGCATGCAATTCATCTTTGCTTCTGTCTTGGGCGGATTAAGTGATAAATTTGGTAGGCGGCCGATTATACTTTTTTCCCTCTTGGGTTTTTCTTTAAACTTTATGATTCAGGCTTTGGCTCCAACGATATTTTGGCTTTTTGTGGGCCGCATACTTTCAGGTGTTACGGGTGCCAGCATTACAACGGCGAGTGCATATATTGCTGATGTATCCACTGATGAAGACCGCGCCAAAAACTTCGGCATGATCGGTGCTGCATTCGGGATCGGATTCATTGTGGGACCTGTTATCGGTGGTTTTTTAGGGCAGTATGGGGCACGAGTTCCATTTTATGCAGCTGCGATACTATGTCTGATTAACTTTCTTTATGGCTGGTTTATTTTACCCGAAAGTTTAGACAAAGAAAATCGACGCGAGTTCAACTGGCGCCGCGCAAATCCTGTCGGCTCGCTTCTTCAATTGAAAAAACATCCTGAAATTTTAGGATTAATCTCAACACTTGTATTTGTTTATATCGCGGGTCACGCGGTACAGACAAACTGGACATTTTTCACCATGTACAAATTTGGATGGAGCGAAAAAATCGTAGGACTTTCCTTAGGAGCTGTCGGATTTATGGCGGCTTTGGTACAAGGATATCTGATCCGTTTTATACAACCAAAATTGGGCAACGAGCGTACAATTATATATGGATTATCGCTCTATGCGGTCGGCATGATTCTCTTTGCATTTGCTAGTGAAAGCTGGATGATGTTTGCGTTTTTAATACCGTACGGTTTAGGTGGAATTGCTGGGCCGGCCTTGCAATCAGTAATATCTGCCCAAGTTCCTAAAAATGAGCAGGGAGAACTTCAAGGTGCACTCGCGAGTTTAATTAGTTTTACGGCGATTATCGGACCACCTTTGATGACCAATACTTTTTATTATTTCACACATGATGATGCTCCCTTTAAATTTCCAGGTGCGCCATTTTTTCTAGGTTTTATTCTAATGTCTATTAGTGTTGTTCTCGTTTATTTTCTTTTTCCACGGAAAAGAAATTTATAA
- a CDS encoding Sec-independent protein translocase subunit TatA/TatB, translating into MELSIGEMLMIALAIVVLFGPDKLPQIARDLGQGVRKMRGAMEDVKTEILKETDNPVAEIKREIDKVKKAAQDYNPMADLEKDTFAQREEPKINLAEDDSHDGPVSR; encoded by the coding sequence ATGGAATTAAGTATAGGTGAAATGCTTATGATTGCTTTGGCGATCGTTGTTTTGTTCGGACCAGATAAATTACCGCAAATTGCGCGTGATTTAGGTCAGGGAGTTCGCAAGATGCGTGGCGCAATGGAAGATGTAAAAACCGAAATCTTAAAAGAAACCGATAATCCCGTTGCTGAAATTAAGCGCGAGATCGACAAAGTTAAAAAAGCAGCTCAGGATTACAATCCAATGGCTGATCTTGAAAAAGATACTTTTGCCCAAAGAGAAGAACCAAAAATAAATCTTGCAGAAGATGATTCTCACGATGGTCCTGTAAGCCGCTAA
- a CDS encoding YciI family protein, which translates to MKTVVLYENPESTMEQFMDALPRHQAVEDQFVKEGKVLGIGAFANPGEGAMAIFIDKISAEEFVKQDPFASENLYTKVTIKEWNDEMK; encoded by the coding sequence ATGAAAACTGTAGTGCTTTATGAAAATCCCGAATCTACAATGGAGCAGTTTATGGATGCATTGCCCAGACATCAGGCAGTGGAAGACCAGTTTGTGAAAGAAGGAAAAGTATTGGGAATAGGTGCATTTGCAAATCCTGGAGAAGGTGCAATGGCGATTTTCATTGATAAAATTTCTGCTGAGGAATTTGTGAAACAGGATCCTTTCGCTTCTGAAAATCTTTACACAAAAGTGACCATCAAAGAATGGAACGATGAAATGAAATAG
- a CDS encoding amidohydrolase, with the protein MKKLISILTVCLSIVLIAQKNADLIITNAKIYTVNQNFDTAQSMAISNGKIIAVGKSADILKNYKSSKVQDLQGKTVFPGLIDAHCHFTGYATDKWKCPLWGTKSWEEIIAKISDYAKTAPKEWIYGRGWDQNDWAIKEFPNKEKLDQLFPDRPVYLKRIDGHAAVANQKALDIAGVTTKTKIQGGEIEVKNGKLTGILVDNAMTLVEKHIPEIEDNEAIQYFSDLQKECFFYGLTSLHDCGITERTLGLLEKAQSQNALQMKVFALMEDNPDYYDRWINKGRYTNKNITVGGFKVYSDGALGSRGACLIHDYSDKKDWKGFLLSDRKHFENLAKKLKNSDLQMCTHAIGDSANRTILQIYGDVLGVKNDRRWRIEHAQIVDKNDFDLFGKYSIIPSVQPTHATSDMYWAEDRLGKERLKFSYAYEDLLKQNGWLPLGTDFPVEEISPLKTFYSAVARKDSKHYPANGFQIENALTREQALRGMTIWAAKAAFQENEIGSLEVGKSADFIIVDQDLMTIPEIKILDTKVLETYSNGKKVFYNKEYYDDLAKKL; encoded by the coding sequence ATGAAAAAATTAATTTCCATTTTAACGGTGTGTTTATCGATCGTTTTGATTGCCCAAAAAAACGCAGATCTCATCATTACCAATGCCAAAATCTACACGGTCAATCAAAATTTTGATACCGCGCAATCGATGGCAATTTCAAACGGAAAAATTATTGCAGTGGGTAAATCTGCTGATATTTTGAAAAATTACAAATCTTCGAAAGTTCAAGATTTACAGGGAAAGACGGTTTTTCCTGGACTGATTGACGCGCATTGTCATTTCACTGGTTACGCGACCGACAAGTGGAAATGTCCACTTTGGGGTACGAAATCTTGGGAAGAGATTATTGCGAAAATTTCAGATTATGCCAAAACTGCACCTAAAGAATGGATTTACGGTCGTGGTTGGGACCAGAATGATTGGGCGATAAAAGAATTCCCAAACAAAGAAAAACTCGACCAATTATTTCCAGACCGCCCGGTTTATTTAAAAAGAATCGATGGTCATGCTGCAGTGGCAAATCAAAAAGCATTAGACATCGCAGGAGTTACCACAAAAACCAAAATTCAAGGTGGAGAAATTGAAGTGAAGAATGGAAAATTAACTGGAATTTTAGTGGATAATGCGATGACTTTGGTTGAAAAACATATTCCGGAAATTGAGGATAACGAGGCTATTCAATATTTTTCAGATTTACAGAAAGAATGTTTTTTCTACGGCTTAACTTCTCTTCACGATTGTGGAATTACCGAAAGAACGTTGGGACTTTTAGAAAAAGCACAATCACAGAATGCCTTACAAATGAAGGTTTTCGCTTTGATGGAAGATAATCCCGATTATTATGACCGTTGGATTAATAAAGGAAGATATACCAATAAGAATATTACTGTAGGCGGATTTAAAGTCTATTCTGATGGAGCGCTCGGTTCGCGTGGAGCTTGCCTTATTCACGATTATTCCGATAAAAAAGATTGGAAAGGTTTCCTTTTAAGCGATCGCAAACATTTTGAGAATTTAGCAAAAAAGTTAAAAAACAGTGATTTGCAAATGTGTACGCACGCCATCGGAGATTCTGCAAACAGAACAATACTTCAAATTTATGGCGATGTTTTAGGCGTTAAAAATGATCGAAGATGGAGAATTGAGCATGCGCAAATTGTTGATAAAAACGATTTCGATCTGTTTGGGAAATATTCGATTATTCCTTCAGTTCAACCTACTCATGCGACTTCGGATATGTATTGGGCAGAAGATCGATTAGGGAAAGAACGTTTGAAATTTTCCTATGCGTACGAAGATTTATTGAAACAAAATGGCTGGCTTCCCTTGGGAACAGATTTTCCCGTTGAAGAAATTAGTCCTTTAAAAACATTTTATTCTGCGGTGGCAAGAAAAGATTCAAAGCATTATCCTGCAAATGGATTTCAGATAGAAAATGCGTTGACCAGAGAACAGGCACTTCGCGGAATGACAATTTGGGCAGCAAAAGCCGCTTTCCAGGAAAATGAAATAGGAAGTTTAGAAGTGGGAAAATCCGCGGATTTTATTATTGTTGATCAAGATTTGATGACCATTCCTGAAATTAAAATTTTAGATACCAAAGTTTTAGAAACTTACAGCAACGGAAAGAAAGTATTTTATAACAAAGAATACTATGATGACTTAGCGAAGAAATTATGA
- a CDS encoding lipopolysaccharide biosynthesis protein: MSVIARQGFKYSLIGYFGFLLGTISAIFIFPYDMEFYGKLRYIMPTAEMLLPIVVFGLSFSNVKFFHHAQSAGKNQNLLSLSLLGIVFNFLLFSLLFFLFFHFFPQFKSLQLWKMKLLILPLILVMALSAIFNKYITNFKRIVVPNIFDNLFPKIANLGAFCLFFFLGVTEKGSYGFFMGMFILSLIGYFYYANNLEKIKPDFSTDYVKKDHLWKEILNYSFYGFLGNIGNYIAFRVDNFMIGEFLNFEENGVYSIILSILSFILIPQMGLFNISAPIINKNIADGDFDELDRFHKKTSLTLFFLGAVLFSCILVGFPYLSNLIKNGDQLRQAEPVVWILGFAMVFDLATGFNGHIISLSKHYRFNIVVMLFLAITTIVLNYLFLTKTEFGIIGIAMATGISLTLFNLIKIYFNYVKFKVFPLTIEMMYVFIICTLAINVAIMLPETKSNLLNLTYKPAFVLLVILGANHIMKIFPIEDYLNKKFFKSLFKF, from the coding sequence ATGAGTGTAATTGCGAGACAAGGATTTAAGTATTCCTTAATAGGATATTTCGGTTTTTTACTCGGAACAATTTCTGCAATTTTTATTTTTCCGTACGATATGGAATTTTACGGAAAGTTGCGCTACATTATGCCGACCGCAGAAATGCTTCTGCCTATCGTGGTTTTTGGACTTTCTTTTTCTAATGTTAAGTTTTTTCATCATGCGCAAAGTGCAGGCAAAAACCAAAATTTACTATCGCTTTCATTATTAGGAATCGTATTCAATTTTTTATTATTTAGCCTCCTATTTTTCCTCTTTTTTCATTTTTTCCCGCAATTCAAAAGTTTACAGCTGTGGAAAATGAAACTTTTAATTCTTCCCCTGATTTTGGTAATGGCGCTTTCCGCTATTTTTAATAAATACATTACCAACTTTAAACGAATTGTAGTTCCTAATATATTTGATAATCTCTTTCCTAAAATCGCTAATTTAGGAGCGTTTTGCTTGTTCTTCTTTTTGGGAGTTACGGAAAAAGGCTCTTACGGGTTTTTTATGGGCATGTTTATATTATCATTGATCGGCTATTTTTACTACGCCAATAACCTGGAGAAAATAAAGCCCGATTTCAGTACAGATTATGTAAAAAAAGACCACTTGTGGAAGGAAATTTTAAACTATAGTTTTTACGGATTTCTTGGTAATATCGGAAATTATATTGCTTTTCGGGTTGATAATTTTATGATCGGAGAATTCTTGAATTTCGAGGAAAATGGAGTTTACAGCATTATTTTGTCCATACTTTCATTTATTCTGATTCCGCAAATGGGCCTTTTTAATATATCTGCGCCGATCATCAACAAAAATATTGCGGATGGTGATTTCGATGAATTGGACCGTTTCCATAAAAAAACGTCATTAACGCTATTCTTTTTAGGTGCGGTTTTATTTTCCTGCATTCTGGTAGGATTTCCTTATTTGAGTAATCTCATCAAGAATGGAGACCAGCTGCGACAAGCCGAACCCGTAGTTTGGATTTTAGGATTCGCCATGGTTTTTGACTTAGCGACTGGCTTTAATGGACATATTATATCCCTTTCTAAACATTACCGCTTCAATATTGTGGTGATGCTATTTTTGGCAATTACAACAATTGTTTTGAATTACCTTTTCCTCACAAAAACAGAATTTGGAATTATCGGAATTGCAATGGCAACAGGTATTTCTCTCACCTTATTTAACTTAATTAAGATTTACTTTAATTATGTAAAATTTAAGGTCTTTCCTCTAACCATCGAAATGATGTACGTGTTTATCATTTGCACTTTGGCCATCAACGTCGCCATCATGTTGCCAGAAACGAAGAGTAATTTGCTCAATTTGACTTACAAACCAGCATTTGTTTTACTGGTTATCTTAGGCGCAAATCACATCATGAAAATTTTCCCCATTGAAGATTATTTGAATAAAAAATTCTTTAAAAGTCTCTTTAAATTTTAA
- the polA gene encoding DNA polymerase I has translation MSENNDKRLFLIDAYAMIFRGYYALIRSPRITSTGKDTSAIFGFTNSLIELIRRERPTHLAVVFDVGQASIRTADYADYKANRNETPEAIKIAIPYIHRILEAMHVPILGLEGYEADDVIGTIACKAEKEGYQIFMVTPDKDFAQCVTENIKIYKPGLKGAEFEILGVEEVKAKYEIEDPKQVIDFLAMMGDAVDNIPGLEGVGEKTAKKFLKEYGSIENLLANTADLKGKLKEKVENSAERGILSKKLATIICDAPIEFHQEQYDLDEPDFEKVKEVFDEIEFRRLYENLYRAFAPKAEVASPNGNSTPLKSQAVKSGDQSMQLDLFANFEELDQAMTTKETVSDNDHLYQYIDSPKAQYILVRNLMAQNAVAFDVEMTSLDEMEAELTGMSFSYKKGLAYYVPLSKDREEALQTLEIFRPFFEKKEIVKIAHHLKVDYKILKLYGISIEGAIFDTMIAHYLLNPDGRHTMEYLAEMYLNYKPITLESLIGKKGKNQGSFETLSVEEQTQFAAEDADLTFQLYQLFAPQLKIENLENLFFTVEMPLMKVLAKMELEGIALDKKWLEQESKDLENDLRNLEKTIFEMSGEEFNMNSPKQLGEVLFEKMQLDPKAKKTKSGQYATSEDILQKLSSKHEIIKHILEYRTYQKLKSTYVDALPLQIDKDDHRVHTSFSQTTAATGRLASVNPNLQNIPIRTLRGQQIRGAFVANPGNKIIAADYSQIELRLIAAISEEENMIKAFQNGEDIHASTASKLFDVPLEDVTKTQRSQAKTVNFGILYGQGAFGLAEQTGLSRKEAKEMIESYFQTYPKLKKYMANQVVKAQEMGYVETILNRKRHLKDINSANFVVKAHAERNAVNAPIQGSAADVIKLAMIKIDQELTEQNLKTKMLLQVHDELVFEAPEEELEIVKTLIKKEMESAYETTVPLLVEVGVGDNWLEAH, from the coding sequence ATGTCAGAAAATAACGATAAACGACTTTTCCTCATCGATGCCTACGCCATGATTTTTCGTGGATATTACGCTTTAATTCGCAGTCCACGCATCACCAGCACGGGTAAAGATACTTCAGCAATTTTTGGTTTTACCAATTCTTTAATTGAATTGATCCGTCGTGAAAGACCTACACATTTAGCGGTAGTTTTTGATGTCGGTCAGGCGAGTATCAGAACGGCAGATTATGCCGATTACAAAGCCAATCGAAATGAAACGCCCGAAGCTATAAAAATTGCAATTCCGTACATTCACCGGATTTTAGAAGCAATGCATGTTCCTATTCTCGGTTTAGAAGGATATGAGGCTGATGATGTTATTGGAACAATCGCCTGTAAAGCCGAAAAAGAAGGATATCAAATTTTTATGGTAACGCCAGACAAAGATTTTGCGCAGTGTGTTACTGAAAATATTAAGATTTATAAACCCGGTTTAAAAGGAGCGGAATTTGAAATTCTCGGCGTTGAAGAAGTCAAAGCGAAATATGAAATTGAAGATCCAAAACAGGTCATCGATTTTCTCGCAATGATGGGTGACGCTGTAGATAATATTCCCGGCTTGGAAGGCGTTGGTGAAAAAACAGCCAAGAAATTTCTGAAAGAATATGGTAGTATTGAAAATCTTTTGGCCAATACCGCAGATTTAAAAGGAAAGTTAAAGGAAAAAGTAGAAAACTCGGCCGAACGTGGCATTCTTTCTAAAAAGTTAGCCACCATAATTTGCGATGCCCCAATCGAATTTCACCAGGAGCAATATGATTTAGATGAACCTGATTTCGAGAAAGTAAAAGAGGTTTTCGATGAAATTGAATTCCGAAGATTATACGAAAATTTATACCGTGCTTTCGCGCCTAAAGCAGAAGTTGCTTCACCAAATGGCAATTCTACACCACTAAAAAGTCAGGCCGTAAAAAGCGGAGATCAGTCTATGCAGTTGGATTTGTTCGCCAATTTTGAAGAATTGGATCAGGCAATGACCACCAAGGAAACCGTGTCTGATAATGACCATCTTTACCAATATATCGATTCACCGAAAGCACAATATATTTTGGTTAGAAATTTAATGGCTCAAAATGCCGTTGCTTTCGATGTTGAAATGACATCATTAGACGAAATGGAGGCAGAACTCACTGGAATGAGTTTTTCCTATAAAAAAGGTTTGGCATATTATGTTCCTTTGTCAAAAGACCGTGAAGAAGCTCTACAAACCTTAGAAATATTCCGTCCATTTTTTGAAAAGAAAGAAATTGTTAAAATTGCCCATCATCTTAAGGTGGATTATAAAATTTTGAAATTATACGGAATTTCAATTGAAGGAGCCATTTTCGATACCATGATTGCTCATTATTTGTTAAATCCTGACGGAAGACATACGATGGAATATCTGGCAGAAATGTATTTAAATTACAAACCCATTACGCTCGAATCATTAATCGGTAAGAAAGGAAAAAATCAGGGGAGTTTTGAAACATTGTCTGTGGAAGAACAGACCCAGTTTGCCGCGGAAGATGCGGATCTTACTTTTCAGTTGTATCAACTTTTTGCACCGCAGCTGAAAATAGAAAATCTCGAGAATCTATTCTTTACAGTAGAAATGCCTTTGATGAAAGTTCTTGCTAAGATGGAATTGGAAGGAATAGCGCTTGATAAAAAATGGCTGGAGCAGGAAAGTAAAGATTTAGAAAACGATTTGCGCAACCTCGAAAAAACAATTTTTGAAATGTCTGGCGAAGAATTTAATATGAATTCACCGAAACAGTTGGGTGAAGTTTTATTTGAAAAAATGCAACTGGATCCGAAAGCCAAGAAAACAAAATCCGGACAATATGCCACTTCTGAAGACATTTTGCAAAAATTATCTTCAAAGCACGAAATCATTAAACATATTTTAGAATACAGAACATATCAGAAATTGAAGTCAACCTACGTCGATGCTTTGCCTTTACAAATCGATAAAGATGATCATCGCGTTCATACTAGTTTTTCACAAACAACTGCGGCGACAGGGCGCTTAGCAAGTGTAAATCCGAACCTGCAGAACATTCCCATCCGTACATTACGAGGACAGCAGATTCGGGGCGCATTTGTTGCCAATCCAGGTAACAAGATTATCGCAGCAGATTATTCTCAAATTGAATTGCGCTTAATCGCAGCAATTTCTGAGGAAGAAAATATGATTAAAGCGTTCCAGAATGGGGAAGATATTCACGCATCTACAGCCTCAAAATTATTTGATGTTCCTTTAGAAGACGTTACAAAAACCCAACGTTCTCAAGCGAAAACCGTCAATTTCGGAATACTTTATGGCCAAGGCGCATTTGGTTTAGCTGAACAAACTGGCCTTTCCAGAAAGGAAGCTAAGGAAATGATTGAATCTTACTTTCAAACCTATCCAAAGTTAAAAAAGTATATGGCAAATCAGGTGGTGAAAGCGCAAGAAATGGGTTATGTAGAAACGATATTAAACCGTAAGAGACATTTAAAAGATATCAATTCAGCCAATTTTGTGGTGAAAGCTCACGCGGAAAGAAATGCCGTAAATGCACCAATTCAGGGAAGTGCAGCCGATGTCATTAAATTGGCGATGATTAAAATTGACCAGGAATTAACCGAACAAAATTTAAAAACGAAAATGTTATTACAGGTGCATGATGAACTTGTTTTCGAAGCACCCGAAGAAGAACTGGAAATTGTAAAAACTTTAATAAAAAAAGAAATGGAATCTGCTTACGAAACAACTGTTCCTTTATTGGTTGAAGTTGGAGTAGGTGATAACTGGTTGGAAGCGCATTAA
- a CDS encoding glycosyltransferase family 2 protein translates to MKFLIIIPTHNEEKNILFTLKSLQLQTFQDFFCVVVNDGSTDKTQQIVEEFIKNNLKFKIQNLELSKHEPGAKVVRTFNKGLESVDLSKFDIICKFDADIIFPHDYLKRVNQVYEMQPKAGMVSGIVKIKKSIFEKSLAFDFKDEKHQWKFENLSSKNHIRGPIKSYRKECFQEMNGLRPVLGWDNIDVMLANKNGWETLTIKDLWVKHLRPTAYQYQNQKAEKLGEYFYNIGLSLPLTMISSGKSSFKNRSFAEFFSTMKSFLKQKGKRSLSKEEIRYIRNLRWQKMFNRK, encoded by the coding sequence ATGAAATTCCTGATCATCATTCCGACGCACAACGAAGAGAAGAATATTCTTTTTACTTTGAAATCGCTGCAACTACAGACCTTTCAGGATTTTTTCTGCGTAGTTGTTAATGATGGTTCTACGGATAAAACACAGCAGATTGTTGAGGAATTTATTAAAAATAATTTAAAATTTAAAATTCAAAATTTAGAATTATCCAAGCATGAGCCAGGTGCTAAAGTAGTTCGTACATTTAACAAAGGTTTGGAATCTGTAGATTTAAGCAAATTTGATATCATATGTAAATTTGATGCAGATATTATTTTTCCACACGATTATTTAAAAAGAGTAAATCAGGTTTATGAAATGCAGCCAAAAGCAGGAATGGTTTCTGGAATTGTTAAAATAAAGAAATCGATCTTTGAAAAATCCTTGGCATTTGATTTTAAAGATGAAAAGCATCAATGGAAATTTGAAAATCTATCTTCTAAAAATCATATCCGTGGCCCTATAAAATCCTATCGTAAAGAATGTTTTCAGGAAATGAATGGTTTGCGCCCCGTTTTGGGTTGGGACAACATCGATGTGATGCTGGCGAATAAAAATGGTTGGGAAACGCTCACCATTAAAGATTTATGGGTGAAACATTTGCGACCAACGGCCTATCAATATCAAAATCAGAAAGCTGAGAAACTTGGCGAGTATTTTTATAATATCGGGTTGAGTTTACCATTAACAATGATTTCTTCGGGAAAATCATCCTTTAAAAATAGATCATTTGCAGAATTTTTCAGCACCATGAAATCATTTTTGAAACAAAAAGGAAAGCGCTCATTATCAAAGGAAGAAATACGATATATCAGAAATTTACGCTGGCAAAAGATGTTCAATAGAAAATAA
- a CDS encoding phosphatase PAP2 family protein: protein MNELIQEDRSLFLELNNLGSSSFDQFWIMISGTWIWIPLYVIFLYLLFKTFSLRNLIFILIFIALGVTVSDQLAGLFKSGIGRFRPCHDPSLSGLMRVVKCGGQFGFYSSHASNTFFIATLMSFLLHRKLRFLPYILFLWAAAVSYSRIYLGVHFPLDIFMGAAVGFLLGGFFSTLCLKVIHRQRTESA from the coding sequence ATGAACGAGCTTATTCAGGAAGATAGAAGTTTATTTCTGGAACTCAATAATTTGGGTTCATCATCCTTTGATCAGTTCTGGATTATGATTTCCGGAACTTGGATATGGATACCGCTTTACGTGATCTTTCTTTATCTTTTATTCAAAACGTTTTCCCTCCGTAATCTTATTTTTATTTTAATATTTATCGCATTAGGCGTTACCGTTTCCGATCAATTGGCTGGGCTTTTCAAATCAGGAATTGGGCGTTTTCGTCCTTGTCATGATCCTTCGCTTTCTGGGCTGATGCGCGTTGTAAAATGCGGTGGCCAGTTTGGGTTTTATTCCAGCCACGCTTCAAATACATTTTTTATTGCCACATTGATGAGTTTTTTACTTCATCGAAAATTGCGATTTTTGCCGTACATTTTATTTTTATGGGCAGCCGCAGTTTCCTACAGCAGAATTTATTTAGGCGTTCATTTTCCACTTGATATTTTTATGGGAGCCGCTGTAGGTTTTCTTTTAGGTGGGTTTTTCAGTACGCTCTGCCTAAAGGTAATCCATCGTCAGCGCACAGAATCAGCATAA